The following coding sequences lie in one Spinacia oleracea cultivar Varoflay chromosome 1, BTI_SOV_V1, whole genome shotgun sequence genomic window:
- the LOC110782906 gene encoding probable serine/threonine-protein kinase PBL28 isoform X2: MYSSLRIPQLIQYLCKFSLSPYSASIPLVRCINVIIQHVINFIMPFGLVSAWNKRRRSKSQDQGESCKAEDFDCVFFKVSMKLAKGGIYKPVEYWQLQEQNPPAKRHQGSSVFTLKEMEAATKSFSNENFVGKGGFGWVYKGTLRSGEVVAIKKMQLPPVKAAEGEREFRVEVDILSRLDHPNLVSLIGYCADGKHRFLVYEYMQNGNLQDHLNSERKMDWSTRLKVALGAARGLAYLHSSSAVGIPIIHRDLKSTNILLSTNFDAKISDFGLAKLMPEGQETYATANVLGTFGYFDPEYTSTGRLTLQSDVYAFGVVLLELLTGRKAVNLNQGPTDQNLVLQARNMLNDRKKLRKIIDPELPRNSYTMESTAMFANLASRCVLIDSTERPTMSECVKELQLIFHTNSKGLGMALHTFRMI, from the exons ATGTACTCCTCTTTAAGGATTCCTCAACTCATACAGTACTTGTGTAAGTTTAGTTTGTCTCCCTACAGTGCTTCGATCCCTCTAGTACGGTGTATCAACGTTATTATCCAGCACGTGATTAACTTCATAATGCCCTTTGGGTTGGTTTCGGCATGGAACAAACGGAGGAGGAGCAAATCTCAGGACCAGGGTGAATCCTGTAAGGCTGAAGATTTCGATTGTGTCTTTTTTAAGGTTTCGATGAAACTGGCAAAAGGAG GGATTTACAAACCTGTAGAATATTGGCAACTTCAGGAACAGAACCCACCTGCAAAAAGACACCAAGGATCATCTGTTTTCACCCTCAAGGAGATGGAAGCAGCCACAAAATCATTCAGTAACGAGAATTTTGTAGGAAAGGGAGGTTTCGGATGGGTATACAAGGGCACCCTTCGATCAGGAGAG GTTGTAGCAATCAAGAAAATGCAGTTGCCACCTGTTAAAGCAGCAGAAGGTGAGCGTGAATTTCGAGTGGAAGTTGACATCTTGAGCAGGCTGGACCATCCGAATCTCGTTTCGTTAATCGGTTATTGTGCCGACGGAAAGCACCGGTTCCTTGTGTATGAATACATGCAGAATGGCAACCTACAAGATCACTTGAACA GTGAAAGAAAGATGGATTGGTCAACAAGGCTCAAAGTGGCACTAGGGGCAGCAAGGGGGCTTGCCTATCTCCATTCAAGTTCAGCAGTAGGGATTCCAATCATCCATAGAGATCTCAAATCAACCAACATTCTTTTAAGCACCAACTTTGATGCCAAG ATATCAGATTTTGGACTTGCAAAGTTGATGCCAGAAGGACAGGAGACCTATGCAACTGCCAATGTATTAGGCACTTTTGGCTACTTCGATCCAGAGTATACATCG ACAGGAAGACTGACCCTACAAAGTGATGTTTATGCATTTGGAGTAGTGCTGCTTGAGCTTTTGACAGGACGCAAAGCGGTCAACCTAAACCAGGGGCCAACAGATCAAAACCTCGTGTTACAG GCTAGAAACATGTTGAATGACCGAAAGAAGCTGCGAAAAATTATAGATCCTGAGCTACCACGGAACTCGTACACGATGGAATCTACAGCTATGTTTGCAAATTTAGCATCACGCTGTGTACTGATTGATAGTACTGAGAGACCAACCATGTCAGAGTGTGTTAAGGAGCTCCAACTGATTTTTCATACGAATTCCAAAGGCTTGGGTATGGCTCTACATACATTTCGAATGATCTGA
- the LOC110782905 gene encoding LOW QUALITY PROTEIN: L-type lectin-domain containing receptor kinase IX.1-like (The sequence of the model RefSeq protein was modified relative to this genomic sequence to represent the inferred CDS: inserted 1 base in 1 codon) encodes MGAFSVISKYFSLLIFALIISLSLSLLPTTNSISFKIPRFEPNASDIHYQGDAVYSVGKVEFNKVNYITRVGLITYHEKVRLWGKKSGNVSDFSTNFTFVIDTLEQPLGNYGHGFTFFIAPAGFEIPPNSAGGFLGLFNTTTSHSSSNKMIVVEFDSFANPEWDPDYEHVGININSVESAVSARWNTSLHSGHPAHVWINYNATTKNLTVLLSYTNDSNNNVRLSYPIDLKEVIPERVNIGFSAATGQFAERHILESWEFYSSMNLTEEDKALGKDGSDNDLQIKLKLNKLGLILVSLGVFVFILGGIILVLYFLCVKRKKPELENVEDTSFNEELERGAGPKRFSYSELESATHSFSSERKLGEGGFGGVYKGYLVDLDMPIAVKKFSRGGTQGKKEYSTEVKVISRLRHRNLVQLIGWCHDKGEFLLVYEYMPNXSLDGHLFGNKTPLSWPARYNIALGLASGLFYLHEEWEQCVVHRDIKSSNIMLDSNFNVKLGDFGLARLMQHGLSAQTITLAGTFGYMAPEYLSTGKASKESDVYSFGVVALEIATGRRSTDLVEAGSHKGKGLIQWVWDLYGNAELHLATDPKLHEMEFDVKQVECLMILGLWCAYPDYSHRPSIKQAIQLLNFETTMPSLPPQMPVPIYQVPVMMPSDSSSGPSLLTNSIEIGR; translated from the exons ATGGGTGCATTTTCAGTTATCTCTAAATACTTCTCTTTACTTATCTTTGCCCTGATCATTtccctttctctttctcttcttcctaCCACTAACTCGATTTCCTTCAAAATACCTCGGTTCGAGCCGAATGCATCAGACATACATTACCAGGGAGATGCAGTATACTCCGTAGGGAAAGTGGAGTTTAACAAAGTTAACTACATAACCCGGGTTGGGCTAATTACGTATCATGAAAAAGTGCGTCTTTGGGGGAAAAAATCTGGAAATGTTTCAGACTTTTCTACCAATTTCACCTTTGTGATTGACACTTTAGAGCAGCCGTTGGGTAATTATGGCCATGGGTtcacatttttcattgctcCTGCTGGTTTTGAAATCCCGCCGAATTCAGCAGGCGGCTTTCTTGGGTTGTTTAACACTACGACATCCCACTCTTCAAGTAACAAAATGATCGTAGTCGAGTTCGACTCGTTTGCAAATCCTGAATGGGATCCAGATTATGAGCATGTTGGTATCAACATAAACTCGGTTGAATCAGCTGTGAGTGCGCGTTGGAATACTAGTTTACATAGTGGACATCCTGCTCATGTTTGGATCAATTATAACGCGACTACAAAGAATTTGACCGTGTTACTGTCGTACACAAACGACAGTAACAACAATGTAAGGCTCTCTTACCCCATTGATCTAAAGGAAGTCATTCCTGAACGGGTTAACATTGGTTTTTCAGCTGCAACGGGGCAGTTTGCAGAGCGACACATTCTCGAGTCATGGGAGTTTTATTCTAGCATGAACTTAACTGAGGAGGACAAGGCCTTGGGGAAAGATGGTAGTGATAATGATTTACAAATAAAACTCAAACTGAATAAGTTGGGTTTGATTCTTGTATCTTTGGGTgtttttgtatttattttgggAGGGATAATATTAGTGTTATACTTTCTATGTGTAAAAAGGAAGAAGCCTGAATTGGAAAACGTAGAGGATACCTCATTCAACGAGGAACTTGAGAGAGGAGCTGGTCCGAAAAGGTTTTCGTATTCTGAGCTCGAGTCAGCCACACACAGTTTCTCAAGTGAACGCAAGTTGGGCGAAGGAGGATTTGGGGGAGTTTACAAGGGCTATCTGGTGGACTTGGACATGCCAATCGCGGTGAAGAAGTTCTCAAGGGGAGGTACACAAGGGAAAAAAGAGTATAGTACAGAAGTTAAGGTTATTAGTAGGCTAAGGCATAGGAACCTAGTGCAGCTTATAGGTTGGTGCCATGATAAAGGTGAATTTCTTCTTGTGTATGAGTATATGCCAA GTAGCTTAGATGGTCACCTGTTTGGCAACAAGACTCCTCTATCTTGGCCTGCACGGTACAATATAGCGCTTGGGTTAGCATCCGGCTTGTTTTACCTGCACGAGGAATGGGAGCAATGTGTGGTGCATCGCGACATAAAGTCTAGCAATATAATGctggattctaatttcaatgtCAAACTAGGGGACTTTGGTTTAGCTAGGCTTATGCAGCATGGACTTAGTGCCCAGACGATAACTTTAGCTGGAACATTTGGGTACATGGCCCCCGAGTATTTAAGTACAGGAAAGGCGAGCAAAGAATCAGATGTATACAGTTTCGGTGTGGTTGCATTGGAGATTGCTACGGGAAGGAGGTCAACTGATCTGGTGGAGGCAGGAAGTCATAAAGGAAAGGGATTAATACAATGGGTGTGGGATCTTTATGGCAATGCTGAACTGCATTTAGCTACTGACCCAAAGCTTCATGAAATGGAATTCGATGTTAAACAGGTTGAGTGTTTGATGATCCTTGGTTTGTGGTGTGCTTATCCTGATTACAGTCATAGGCCGTCTATAAAGCAAGCAATTCAACTACTCAACTTTGAGACTACTATGCCTAGTCTTCCACCTCAGATGCCTGTTCCGATCTATCAGGTGCCCGTGATGATGCCGTCAGATAGCTCTAGTGGCCCTTCTTTGCTTACGAACAGCATTGAAATTGGTCGCTAG
- the LOC110782811 gene encoding MLP-like protein 423 yields the protein MASIGNLEVDVEVKSNPEKFWNGIRDSDKIFPTAFPELYKSIEILEGDGKAVGSVRLVKFAEGLPMVSMCKEKVEVVDEEKKTVGYSIVEGDVLSFYKSFKAQLVVEPKEEGSLVKWTCEFEKSKDDAPDPEIIFKAFAVKTFQDLDAYLIKAN from the exons ATGGCTTCTATTGGAAACCTTGAGGTAGATGTGGAAGTGAAGAGCAACCCAGAGAAGTTCTGGAACGGTATTAGGGATTCCGACAAGATATTTCCGACGGCTTTCCCTGAGCTTTACAAGAGCATTGAGATCCTTGAAGGTGATGGTAAAGCTGTCGGATCGGTTCGCCTCGTTAAATTTGCTGAAG GACTCCCCATGGTTAGCATGTGCAAGGAGAAGGTGGAAGTGGTTGATGAGGAGAAAAAGACAGTAGGATACTCGATTGTTGAAGGTGATGTGCTTAGTTTCTACAAGAGTTTCAAGGCACAACTAGTGGTTGAACCAAAGGAGGAAGGAAGTTTGGTGAAATGGACATGTGAGTTTGAGAAGTCCAAAGATGATGCTCCTGATCCTGAAATCATTTTCAAGGCTTTTGCTGTCAAAACTTTCCAAGACCTTGATGCTTATCTCATTAAggctaattaa
- the LOC110782906 gene encoding probable serine/threonine-protein kinase PBL28 isoform X1 translates to MYSSLRIPQLIQYLCKFSLSPYSASIPLVRCINVIIQHVINFIMPFGLVSAWNKRRRSKSQDQGESWIYKPVEYWQLQEQNPPAKRHQGSSVFTLKEMEAATKSFSNENFVGKGGFGWVYKGTLRSGEVVAIKKMQLPPVKAAEGEREFRVEVDILSRLDHPNLVSLIGYCADGKHRFLVYEYMQNGNLQDHLNSERKMDWSTRLKVALGAARGLAYLHSSSAVGIPIIHRDLKSTNILLSTNFDAKISDFGLAKLMPEGQETYATANVLGTFGYFDPEYTSTGRLTLQSDVYAFGVVLLELLTGRKAVNLNQGPTDQNLVLQARNMLNDRKKLRKIIDPELPRNSYTMESTAMFANLASRCVLIDSTERPTMSECVKELQLIFHTNSKGLGMALHTFRMI, encoded by the exons ATGTACTCCTCTTTAAGGATTCCTCAACTCATACAGTACTTGTGTAAGTTTAGTTTGTCTCCCTACAGTGCTTCGATCCCTCTAGTACGGTGTATCAACGTTATTATCCAGCACGTGATTAACTTCATAATGCCCTTTGGGTTGGTTTCGGCATGGAACAAACGGAGGAGGAGCAAATCTCAGGACCAGGGTGAATCCT GGATTTACAAACCTGTAGAATATTGGCAACTTCAGGAACAGAACCCACCTGCAAAAAGACACCAAGGATCATCTGTTTTCACCCTCAAGGAGATGGAAGCAGCCACAAAATCATTCAGTAACGAGAATTTTGTAGGAAAGGGAGGTTTCGGATGGGTATACAAGGGCACCCTTCGATCAGGAGAG GTTGTAGCAATCAAGAAAATGCAGTTGCCACCTGTTAAAGCAGCAGAAGGTGAGCGTGAATTTCGAGTGGAAGTTGACATCTTGAGCAGGCTGGACCATCCGAATCTCGTTTCGTTAATCGGTTATTGTGCCGACGGAAAGCACCGGTTCCTTGTGTATGAATACATGCAGAATGGCAACCTACAAGATCACTTGAACA GTGAAAGAAAGATGGATTGGTCAACAAGGCTCAAAGTGGCACTAGGGGCAGCAAGGGGGCTTGCCTATCTCCATTCAAGTTCAGCAGTAGGGATTCCAATCATCCATAGAGATCTCAAATCAACCAACATTCTTTTAAGCACCAACTTTGATGCCAAG ATATCAGATTTTGGACTTGCAAAGTTGATGCCAGAAGGACAGGAGACCTATGCAACTGCCAATGTATTAGGCACTTTTGGCTACTTCGATCCAGAGTATACATCG ACAGGAAGACTGACCCTACAAAGTGATGTTTATGCATTTGGAGTAGTGCTGCTTGAGCTTTTGACAGGACGCAAAGCGGTCAACCTAAACCAGGGGCCAACAGATCAAAACCTCGTGTTACAG GCTAGAAACATGTTGAATGACCGAAAGAAGCTGCGAAAAATTATAGATCCTGAGCTACCACGGAACTCGTACACGATGGAATCTACAGCTATGTTTGCAAATTTAGCATCACGCTGTGTACTGATTGATAGTACTGAGAGACCAACCATGTCAGAGTGTGTTAAGGAGCTCCAACTGATTTTTCATACGAATTCCAAAGGCTTGGGTATGGCTCTACATACATTTCGAATGATCTGA
- the LOC110798467 gene encoding uncharacterized protein: MVAIWLLCHYNDRNFDVRVQDTDETNYMDLVDDLFDDSIKQDVLIPDLFRLFYVNPSTNKRVELLNDVGLMGMWGLFKRTDTVEIWIEKANEKETSIQFRTAVKKRKDRKERKAAELRRKAEEFEREREEERRRLEREAEIQRDLEEQLANTVAIEVPVYDVEDLSVEYVRVYSSQHADCLSPGGSQPPNTQKEPSPPPREPSPPPNVPSPPREPSPPPNVPSPPTSPQTQPQQQQQQTEHQQQQQTEHQQQQQTEQQQHQPTEKQQQHQTEHQPDQTPPPNRAELNKGRGFRISRSHAKKTGEFVPKKRGGRPAGSRVRKPTAYNVEEEEQWDDESDDENFEESESDSEPGFNSDDFIDEEIEEDEEQDVLKEVISERSFEDHLDGSNKLDNLYANGKVVGSMPWGTIKLQPWMIFQSKTHFMDVFRDFCIQEGFAVSVEKADTTRFTAMCLVESCNWRIHACVLLDGVSWAIKTLVSEHKSCGRLEENPMVTSQWLCTKLLPDIEANPEIPIKTLQRKALGIYRVQVKQRLMYKVRSLGRQQIYGGFDESYALLPSYAEMIKSTNPGSYALVTWTADSGNVTPRFKACFFSFAAQVRGFLRGCRPIIGIDGAHLSGYYKGILLTAVAIDGNNEIFPLAYSIVSTESMDTWSYFFRSLKALFVQHGCQRDDWTFISDKMRGVESALYDVFPKAVRRVCAQHLYTNCRQAGYSGTTFHDLFWVAADAYNPYVFNKAMEKIGKLIPEAVGYLDKVPEQWSRHKFDVGIGARFDKAVDIGPDQLTPYATKELEERSADSRFCYATNAGGGEFEVLDGHVKFPMLAARVCGCGKWQGCGIPCKHAIRVIYHQRLNPTDFVSPYFKGAAYKLTYSEHIHPMPDSTQWPTFELPRILPPLMRRAAGRPAKQRRRGAHEKKRGKRNTTVKCGKCKQIGHNSRTCKGGSTAKQRKESAAAAAGSAGASTSGARKRKAPTSNASSSKKSKAA; this comes from the exons ATGGTCGCAATTTGGTTGTTATGTCATTATAATGATCGGAATTTTGATGTGAGGGTACAAGATACTGATGAAACGAACTACATGGATTTGGTTGATGACTTGTTTGATGATTCTATTAAGCAAGATGTTCTGATTCCCGAtttatttagattgttttatgtTAATCCTAGTACGAATAAAAGAGTAGAATTGTTGAATGATGTTGGTTTGATGGGCATGTGGGGTTTATTTAAGCGCACAGATACTGTGGAAATATGGATAGAGAAGGCAAATGAGAAGGAAACTTCAATCCAATTTAGGACTGCAGTTAAGAAAAGGAAGGATAGGAAGGAAAGGAAGGCTGCAGAACTTAGAAGGAAAGCTGAGGAGTTTGAGAGGGAGAGGGAAGAGGAAAGGAGAAGGTTAGAAAGGGAGGCTGAGATTCAAAGGGATTTGGAGGAGCAATTGGCAAACACAGTGGCAATTGAGGTGCCTGTGTATGATGTTGAGGATTTAAGCGTAGAGTACGTACGTGTTTACAGCTCACAACATGCTGACTGCCTTTCCCCGGGAGGTTCCCAACCACCAAATACACAAAAAGAGCCTTCACCACCACCAAGAGAgccctcaccaccaccaaatgTTCCATCACCACCAAGAGAgccctcaccaccaccaaatgTTCCATCACCACCAACCTCACCACAGACACaaccacagcaacaacaacaacagacagaacatcagcaacaacaacaaacagaacatcaacaacaacaacaaacagaaCAACAGCAACACCAACCCACAGAAaagcagcaacaacatcaaacaGAACACCAGCCAGATCAGACACCCCCTCCTAACAGGGCTGAGTTAAACAAAGGGAGGGGTTTCAGAATTTCCAGAAGTCATGCTAAGAAGACGGGTGAGTTTGTTCCTAAGAAGAGGGGGGGAAGGCCTGCTGGTTCAAGGGTGAGGAAACCCACTGCATACAATGTGGAGGAAGAGGAGCAATGGGAtgatgagagtgatgatgaaAATTTTGAGGAGAGTGAGAGTGATAGTGAACCTGGTTTCAACTCCGACGATTTCATTGACGAAGaaattgaagaagatgaagaacaaGATGTTCTTAAGGAGGTAATTTCTGAGAGAAGTTTTGAGGATCATTTAGATGGGAGTAATAAGCTGGATAATTTGTATGCAAATGGGAAAGTTGTGGGAAGCATGCCATGGGGGACTATCAAGTTGCAACCATGGATGATATTCCAAAGCAAGACACACTTCATGGATGTCTTCAGAGACTTCTGTATTCAAGAGGGATTTGCTGTGAGTGTTGAAAAGGCTGATACAACCAGATTCACTGCAATGTGTCTGGTTGAGTCATGCAATTGGAGGATCCATGCCTGTGTGTTGTTGGATGGGGTCAGTTGGGCCATTAAAACTCTTGTCAGTGAGCACAAGTCTTGTGGGAGACTTGAGGAGAATCCCATGGTGACATCTCAGTGGCTATGTACCAAACTACTTCCTGACATTGAAGCAAATCCAGAAATCCCAATTAAGACACTTCAAAGAAAGGCATTGGGGATTTATAGGGTACAAGTGAAACAGAGGTTGATGTACAAGGTGAGAAGCCTCGGGAGGCAGCAAATTTATGGAGGTTTTGATGAGTCATATGCCCTTTTACCATCCTATGCTGAAATGATCAAATCTACCAATCCTGGGAGTTATGCCTTGGTCACTTGGACTGCAGATTCTGGTAACGTGACACCCCGTTTCAAGGCTTGCTTTTTCTCCTTTGCTGCACAAGTTAGGGGTTTCTTAAGAGGTTGTAGGCCTATCATAGGCATTGATGGTGCACATTTGAGTGGATACTATAAGGGAATTCTCCTCACTGCAGTTGCTATCGATGggaataatgagatttttcCATTAGCCTATAGCATTGTGAGTACGGAGAGTATGGACACATGGTCCTATTTTTTCAGAAGTTTGAAGGCTTTGTTTGTTCAACATGGGTGCCAGAGGGATGACTGGACTTTTATTAGTGACAAAATGAGG GGAGTAGAATCTGCTTTGTATGATGTTTTCCCCAAAGCAGTCAGGAGGGTCTGTGCTCAGCATCTGTATACCAACTGCAGACAAGCTGGATACAGTGGCACAACCTTCCATGACTTGTTCTGGGTTGCTGCTGATGCATACAATCCATATGTCTTCAACAAAGCCATGGAAAAGATTGGCAAACTCATCCCAGAAGCAGTGGGATATCTTGACAAAGTGCCTGAACAGTGGTCCAGACACAAGTTTGATGTTGGG ATCGGGGCCAGATTTGATAAAGCTGTTGACATTGGACCCGATCAATTGACGCCATATGCTACTAAGGAGCTTGAAGAGAGGAGTGCTGACTCGAGGTTCTGTTATGCAACTAATGCTGGGGGGGGTGAATTTGAGGTTTTAGATGGTCATGTGAAGTTCCCtat GCTTGCTGCTAGAGTTTGTGGTTGTGGGAAATGGCAAGGGTGTGGTATACCTTGCAAGCATGCTATTAGGGTAATATACCATCAAAGACTCAATCCTACAGATTTTGTTTCTCCTTACTTCAAAGGGGCAGCCTATAAGCTCACATACTCAGAGCATATTCACCCCATGCCTGACTCAACACAGTGGCCTACATTTGAGCTACCTAGGATTCTTCCCCCACTAATGAGAAGGGCAGCTGGCAGACCAGCCAAGCAGAGAAGAAGAGGTGCTCATGAGAAGAAGAGGGGGAAAAGAAACACCACTGTCAAGTGTGGGAAATGCAAGCAAATTGGGCATAACTCAAGAACCTGTAAAGGAGGTTCCACTGCAAAACAGAGGAAAGAATCTGCTGCAGCTGCTGCTGGTTCTGCTGGTGCATCAACATCTGGTGCTAGGAAGAGGAAGGCTCCAACATCTAATGCATCGAGCAGCAAGAAGTCCAAAGCTGCATAA